The Saccharomonospora cyanea NA-134 genome includes a region encoding these proteins:
- a CDS encoding ion channel: MPFFLSRLLVRLARLTSWATPVVVIAFVFCTSWPLMTLAEPDGSELTDPANYWWYFVVTAATVGYGDFYPETAAGHVVGAYVIVGGIVALTTVFTKLASVLEKARGQRMQGSVTVDASDHTVLLGYTPGRTERIVAELLADSGGRPSELVLCAWDDVGTHPMPGEAVTFVRGDLSDSALLRRAGVHRARTVLVDVRDDNESLAVALAVDHVTTRAHIVVTLRDLERSSLLGYVSGNIQPVQWHTPRMITEELQSPGISEVYTNLMTHGGANTYSITLPASVGQVSVEQCRTALDRQYDATLLAARAGEALHVNPDRNTTLPPGSVLYYISAEPLSGRQVERALRG, from the coding sequence GTGCCGTTCTTCCTGTCCCGGCTGCTGGTGCGGCTCGCGCGGCTGACCTCGTGGGCCACGCCGGTGGTGGTGATCGCGTTCGTCTTCTGCACGAGCTGGCCGCTGATGACACTGGCCGAGCCCGACGGCAGCGAACTGACCGATCCCGCGAACTACTGGTGGTACTTCGTGGTCACCGCCGCGACCGTGGGGTACGGCGACTTCTACCCGGAGACCGCCGCGGGTCACGTCGTCGGCGCTTACGTCATCGTCGGCGGCATCGTGGCGCTCACGACGGTGTTCACGAAACTGGCTTCGGTGCTGGAGAAGGCGAGGGGACAGCGAATGCAGGGTTCGGTCACCGTGGACGCGTCCGACCACACGGTGCTCCTCGGCTACACACCCGGTCGTACGGAGCGGATCGTCGCGGAACTGCTCGCCGACAGCGGTGGCCGCCCCAGTGAACTGGTGCTCTGCGCCTGGGACGACGTGGGCACTCACCCGATGCCGGGCGAGGCCGTGACGTTCGTGCGCGGTGACCTCTCCGACTCCGCGTTGCTGCGCCGGGCCGGAGTGCACCGCGCCCGCACCGTGCTCGTGGACGTCCGCGACGACAACGAGTCTCTCGCGGTCGCGCTGGCCGTCGACCACGTGACCACCCGCGCCCACATCGTGGTCACGCTGCGGGATCTGGAGCGGTCGTCGCTGCTCGGTTACGTGAGCGGGAACATCCAGCCCGTCCAGTGGCACACCCCGCGCATGATCACCGAGGAGCTCCAGTCGCCCGGCATCAGCGAGGTCTACACCAACCTGATGACCCACGGGGGCGCCAACACCTACTCGATCACGCTGCCCGCCTCGGTCGGGCAGGTGTCGGTGGAGCAGTGTCGGACGGCCCTCGACAGGCAGTACGACGCCACGCTGCTGGCGGCGCGAGCGGGCGAGGCCCTCCATGTCAACCCCGACCGGAACACGACCCTGCCTCCCGGTTCGGTGCTGTACTACATCAGCGCCGAGCCGCTGTCCGGGCGCCAGGTCGAACGCGCGCTACGGGGCTAG
- a CDS encoding HAD family hydrolase, whose amino-acid sequence MGTCVGFDLDMTLIDPRPGMVAAMNTLADESGLPFDGEHFAAHLGPPLDHVLRDFGAPEERIPALVDRFRQIYPEIVIPRTVALPGAATALDVVRQAGGRSLVVTGKYARNAALHVQALGWTVDTLVGELWSTGKAAALTEHGATVFVGDHVGDVKGALAAGAVAVGVTTGPCDRAELLAAGAHVVLDSLTEFPAWLAEHDGHAGHGGAVRPGGVRGPAR is encoded by the coding sequence GTGGGCACCTGCGTGGGTTTCGACCTCGACATGACACTCATCGATCCGCGGCCGGGCATGGTCGCGGCCATGAACACACTCGCCGACGAGTCCGGCCTGCCGTTCGACGGCGAGCACTTCGCCGCGCACCTCGGCCCGCCGCTCGACCACGTGCTGCGGGACTTCGGCGCGCCGGAGGAGCGCATCCCCGCGCTGGTCGACCGGTTCCGCCAGATCTACCCCGAGATCGTCATCCCGCGCACGGTGGCTCTGCCGGGGGCGGCCACGGCCCTGGACGTCGTCCGGCAGGCGGGCGGACGCTCACTCGTCGTCACGGGCAAGTACGCCCGCAACGCCGCGCTCCACGTGCAGGCTCTCGGCTGGACGGTCGACACGCTCGTCGGTGAGCTCTGGTCGACCGGCAAGGCGGCCGCGTTGACCGAGCACGGCGCGACGGTGTTCGTGGGCGATCACGTGGGCGACGTCAAGGGGGCGCTGGCGGCGGGCGCCGTCGCCGTCGGTGTCACCACGGGGCCCTGCGACCGGGCGGAGTTGCTGGCCGCGGGCGCGCACGTGGTGCTCGACTCGCTGACGGAGTTCCCGGCGTGGCTCGCCGAGCACGACGGGCACGCTGGGCACGGTGGCGCGGTCAGGCCCGGCGGTGTTCGCGGACCAGCGAGATGA
- a CDS encoding R2-like ligand-binding oxidase, producing MTSTTAGHRDGFQSLRRGGLNWNSFPLRLFAKGNRRFWNPADIDFSADAADWQSLTDDERRSATFLCAQFVAGEEAVTEDIQPFMKAMATEGRLGDEMYLSQFCFEEAKHTEVFRRWMDAVGLTEDLHPYVAENPHYRKLFYEELPASLGVLAEDPSPRNQVRASVTYNHVIEGSLALTGYFAWQKVCTSRGILPGMQELVRRISDDERRHMAWGTFTCRRHVAADDSLWEVVQQRMGELLPHALGMIQWVDEQFDTPPFGIDNNEFVRYAADRAQRRLGAIESARGANVAEIDLDHSPEQLEDAFGREDEKAFAEVAETVS from the coding sequence ATGACCTCCACCACAGCCGGACATCGTGACGGCTTCCAGTCGCTGCGCCGGGGAGGGCTCAACTGGAACTCCTTCCCGCTTCGGCTGTTCGCGAAGGGCAACCGCAGGTTCTGGAATCCCGCCGACATCGACTTCAGCGCCGACGCGGCCGACTGGCAGTCGCTGACCGACGACGAACGTCGCTCCGCCACGTTCCTGTGCGCGCAGTTCGTCGCGGGCGAGGAGGCCGTCACCGAGGACATCCAGCCGTTCATGAAGGCGATGGCCACCGAGGGCAGGCTCGGCGACGAGATGTACCTGTCGCAGTTCTGCTTCGAGGAGGCCAAGCACACCGAGGTGTTCCGCCGCTGGATGGACGCGGTCGGGCTCACCGAGGACCTGCACCCCTACGTCGCCGAGAACCCGCACTACCGCAAGCTGTTCTACGAGGAGCTGCCCGCCTCGCTCGGTGTACTGGCCGAGGACCCGAGTCCCCGCAACCAGGTCCGCGCGAGCGTCACCTACAACCACGTCATCGAAGGCTCCCTCGCGCTCACCGGTTACTTCGCCTGGCAGAAGGTCTGTACCAGCCGGGGCATCCTGCCCGGGATGCAGGAACTCGTGCGGCGCATCTCCGACGACGAGCGCAGGCACATGGCGTGGGGCACCTTCACGTGCAGGCGGCACGTGGCCGCCGACGACTCACTGTGGGAGGTCGTGCAGCAGCGCATGGGCGAGCTGCTGCCGCACGCCCTCGGCATGATCCAGTGGGTCGACGAGCAGTTCGACACGCCGCCGTTCGGCATCGACAACAACGAGTTCGTGCGGTACGCGGCCGACCGCGCCCAACGCCGCCTCGGCGCGATCGAGTCGGCGCGTGGCGCGAACGTCGCGGAGATCGACCTCGACCACTCCCCCGAACAACTGGAGGACGCCTTCGGCAGGGAGGACGAGAAGGCGTTCGCCGAGGTGGCCGAGACGGTGTCGTGA
- a CDS encoding TetR family transcriptional regulator, producing MSHVTSYTERAKASLREQLLDAAAELLTHSGYIGLRMADVATAVGVSRQTVYNEFGSKSALVQAVALRTLAEFTDGIQRRLDEAGDVLTGVHAATAYTIEHAKENRLVSAVTGAQPAEDLLPLLTTRGQPVLNAATDMAEAYLRERLPDLADPRFVAETMTRLALSHLVLPTCSSTEAADRVCAVVGALIQS from the coding sequence GTGTCGCACGTCACGAGCTACACGGAACGCGCCAAGGCGTCGCTACGGGAACAACTGCTCGACGCCGCCGCCGAACTGCTGACCCACAGTGGCTACATCGGACTGCGCATGGCCGACGTCGCCACGGCCGTCGGTGTGAGCAGGCAGACGGTCTACAACGAGTTCGGCAGCAAGTCCGCACTGGTACAGGCGGTCGCGCTGCGCACCCTCGCCGAGTTCACCGACGGGATCCAGCGCCGCCTCGACGAGGCGGGTGACGTACTCACCGGTGTCCACGCCGCCACGGCCTACACCATCGAGCACGCCAAGGAGAACCGGCTGGTCTCCGCCGTCACGGGAGCGCAGCCCGCGGAGGACCTGCTGCCGCTGCTCACCACGCGGGGACAACCGGTGCTGAACGCCGCCACCGACATGGCCGAGGCGTACCTGAGGGAGCGACTTCCCGACCTCGCCGATCCCCGGTTCGTCGCCGAGACCATGACCCGGCTCGCCCTCAGCCACCTCGTCCTGCCCACCTGCTCCTCCACCGAGGCGGCCGACCGCGTGTGCGCCGTGGTCGGAGCACTGATCCAGTCCTAG
- a CDS encoding cold-shock protein, with the protein MPTGKVKWYDADKGFGFVTQDGGKDVYVRKSALPQGVEALKSGQRLEFGVAEGRRGPQALSVRLLDPPPSVAEARRRPAEELHGLIEDMIKLLEMRVQPDLRRGRYPDRKNIKRIAEVMRAVARDLDP; encoded by the coding sequence GTGCCGACCGGCAAGGTCAAGTGGTACGACGCGGACAAGGGGTTCGGCTTCGTCACGCAGGACGGGGGCAAGGACGTCTATGTTCGTAAGTCCGCGCTACCGCAGGGTGTCGAGGCACTGAAGTCCGGCCAGCGACTCGAGTTCGGGGTGGCCGAAGGTCGGCGCGGCCCGCAGGCCCTTTCCGTGCGGCTGCTCGACCCGCCGCCCTCGGTGGCGGAGGCTCGTCGGCGTCCAGCGGAGGAGCTCCACGGCCTCATCGAGGACATGATCAAGTTGCTGGAGATGAGGGTTCAGCCGGACCTGCGCAGGGGACGCTATCCCGACCGCAAGAACATCAAGCGCATCGCCGAGGTGATGCGGGCGGTGGCGCGCGACCTGGACCCGTGA